The Paenibacillus dendritiformis region TCATGGCATCGAGCCGCTCAGGCGCCCGGCCTTCCTGCAAGTGCAGGCCATGGAGGTGTCGGTCGATGGGGAGCCATGGCTCTCGATTGCGATGAAGGATACCGGGAAGGGCTTCGATGAATCAGCCGTCCGGCCGAATGCGGTCGGGCTGGCCAATACGAAGGAACGATTGCGCCTCCTCTATCCGTCGGCAGCCTTTGCCGTTCAGAGCGCGGTGGACGAGGGCACGAGCATTACGATTCAAATCCGCAAGGAAGAAGTGAGTCCATGAAAATTCTCATTGCCGATGATGAATATTTGGTACGCATGACGCTGGTGAGCATGATTCAAGAGATGCCGCACCCGTTCGGCATATGCGGGGAAGCGGAGAGCGGAGAGGATCTGCTCGAACTGCTGCCGGACTGCAGGCCCGACATCGTGCTGCTCGATCTGAGAATGCCGGAGATGGGCGGGCTGGAAGCGATGCGCCTCGGGAAAGCTCTTTCTCCACTGACGCAGTGGATTATTTTGACCGGATTCTCGGACTTCGACAGCGCCCGGGAATCGGTCAAGCTGGGAGCGGCCGATTATTTGCTGAAGCCGTCTAGCGCCAAGGAATTGGAACAGGCGCTGCTGCGGGTCGCCGGGATCGTCCGGGAGCAGCGCAGCCTGCTGTATAAGCAGTTCGAGAGCAACTTGAACGCCGCCTTTTCGGGCTGGGTCGATCCTCACTTATCATGCCACGATCCGTTTATTGAGCAGGCGCAGTATATGGGCATCTCGTTCGCGATTGACAGCAGCCTGAAGGAACGGGAGAAAGCTTTCCATCAGCAGTACTTTTCCCGGCTGCGCCAGAAGATGGAAGCGGCCGTGTCCGAATCCTTCTATCCGGCGCTGTTCCTGCTCCCCCATGGCCATATGGCTCTTATCGGCGCCTGGCTGCCGGAGCGGGAGCAGGAAGGAAGCCGGGCGATGCGCAGGCTGCTGCGCGAGCTGGAGGATGAGGCGCAGACGGCAAGCGGCGCGCAGGCTGCCGTGACCGTGACGCTGTTCTCTACGGGAATATGCGCCTCGCTCCAGGAGCTGCGGCACGAGTTGAACGAATGTGCCCGCTTCGCTCCCTTGCGCGTAACAAGAGGGATAGGCAGGCACTGGAGCAAGGAACTGCTGATCGGATCGCAGTCTGGGATTCTGGCAGAATTCAGCCGGCTGTGGCTCGATCTGAGCGAGGCCTATAAGGGCCGTCACTACTTGTCCTATATGAAGACCGCCGATCGGCTGTGGCAGCTGTTCCAGGCGGAGCGCTTGTCCGCCTGCTCCCCGTCCGTCGCGCAATCGATTAAGGCGTATCTATCCGTCACGATGAACCGGCGGATTGACATCTGCAGCGAGAACTGGATAGAGGGGCTTCACGAGGCCGGAGACAGCCTGCTGCAGCACCAGGCTTCCAAGGATTGCGGCTCCACGATGATTGAACAGGTCATCTCCTATCTGGAGCAGCATTATGCGAGCGAGATTACGTTGACGGAGCTGGCGCGGGATTTTCATGTCACGCCCAACTATTTGAGCACATTATTCCATCAGACAACGGGCACGACGTTCGTGAAATACGTGATGCGGCTGCGGATGATGCGGGCGAAGCAGCTGCTTGCCGACCCGTCGCTGCAGGTGCAGCAGGTTGCCGAGCAAGTCGGCTATTTCAGCACAAGACACTTTACGAAGTGCTTCTTCGAATTCGAGGGATGCTCTCCCTCCGAATATAAGAAAAAACGGAAACGGCAAAATATGCAGTAGCCGCTATGTACGTCACGGGAGGGATCACGTTGAAGATTGACTACAACGAGGCGGAGCAGCTCTTTCACCTGCAGACGCCGAACACAAGCTACATCATGCAAGTGGTGAAGGGCGGCTATCTCGCCCATATCTATTGGGGGCGCAAGCTGAGAGGCATTCACGCCCTGGAGCGAATCCCTTATGTGGAGCGATGCTCGTTCCATCCGAATCCGGATCCGCGAGACCGTTCGTTCTCGCCCGATACGCTCCCCCAAGAGCTGCCGGGGTATGGCTGCGGCGACTTCCGCCATCCCGCCTATGAAGCGCGGCAGGCCCACGGAGGGACGGCGTCCGAGCTGATGTACCGGCGCCATGCGATTATCAGCGGGAAGCCCGCTCTGGAAGGGCTGCCAGCGACCTATGCCGAAGCCGATGAAGAAGCGATGACGCTGGAGATCGAGCTGGAGGATGCGGTCACGGGCCTGCAGGCAATACTGCGGTATACCGTATTCGCGGAGCATGACGCCATTGCGCGTTCCGTCTGCTACCGCAATGCGGGCGGTGCGGCGATGAAGCTGCAGCGGGCGCTCAGCATGAGCGTCGATTTCCCGCATGCGGAGTTCGACCTGCTCCGCCTGCCGGGCGCCTGGGCGCGCGAGCGCCATATCGAGCGGCACCCGCTGGCGGCCGGCACGCAATCGGTCGAGAGCCGCCGCGGCTCAAGCAGCCATCAGCACAATCCGTTCATTGCGCTGCTGTCGCGGGGAGCGGATGAAGAGCACGGCGAAGTGTACGGCTTCAGCCTCGTCTACAGCGGAAGCTTCCTGGCCCAGGCGGAAATCGATCAATTCCGTTCGACGCGCGTCTCGATGGGATTGAATCCGTTCGACTTCGAATGGCTGCTGGAGCCGGGCGAATCATTCCAGACGCCGGAAGCGGTCATGGTCTATTCGGCCGCCGGGCTGGGCGGGATGTCCCGGACCTATCACCGGCTGTACCGCACCCGGCTCTGCCGCGGCCGGTACCGCGATCGGGAGCGGCCGGTGCTGGTCAACAACTGGGAGGCCACCTATTTCGATTTTACCGCAGACAAGATCGAAGCGTTGGCCGGCGGCGCCGCTGAACTGGGAATCGAGCTGCTCGTGCTGGACGACGGCTGGTTCGGGAAGCGCAATGATGACCGCAGTTCTCTGGGCGATTGGTTCGTGAACACGGAGAAGCTGCCGGGCGGATTGGCGGATGTCGCGAAGCGGGTCAATGCGCAGGGGGTTCAGTTCGGCCTTTGGTTCGAGCCGGAAATGATCTCCCCGGACAGCGAGCTGTACCGCGCCCATCCGGATTGGTGTCTGCACGTCCCGGAGCGGAGACGGACGCAGGCCCGCTCGCAGCTTATTCTGGATTTCTCCCGCGAGGACGTGTGCCGTGCGGTTGCGGACATGCTCACCGGTATTTTGTCGAGCGCCCCGATCGCCTATGTCAAATGGGATATGAACCGCAACATGACGGAGATTGGCTCGGCCGCCCTGCCGCCCGAGCGGCAGCGGGAGACGGCGCACCGCTACATGCTGGGCGTGTACCGCGTCATGGAGCAGGTGACCTCCGCCTTCCCGGAGGTGCTTTTCGAGAGCTGCTCCGGCGGCGGCGGCCGCTTCGACCCGGGGATGCTCTTCTACATGCCGCAGACGTGGACAAGCGACAATACCGATGCCGTCGAGCGCCTTAAGATTCAATACGGCACCAGCCTCGTCTACCCGGCCAGCGCCATGGGGGCGCATGTATCGGCTGTCCCTAACCATCAGATTGGGCGCGTTACCTCACTGGAGATGAGAGGACATGTCGCGATGTCCGGGAATCTAGGCTATGAGCTCGACCTGACGAAGTTCACGGAGGCGGAGAAGACGGAGGTCAAGGAGCAGGTGGCGTTCTACAAATCGGTGCGCGCTCTCGTGCAGCACGGGGACATGTACCGCCTCTCCAGTCCGTTCACCAGCCCCGTGACGGCATGGATGTTCGTCTCCGCGGATCGCAAGGAGGCGCTGCTCGGCCATTTCCGCGTGCTCGCCGGGCCGAACCCGGCGATCGGCCGCATCAAGCTTCGAGGTTTGTGCCCGGATACCATGTACCGCCTGGAACAGACCGGCCGCATTTATGGCGGCGATGAACTCATGTACGCAGGGATTCATGTGCCGCAGATGGAGCATGATTTCTGCAGCATCCTGTACCGTTTTACCGCTGTGTAAAAGATAGACCGCCGTCTTTGCCCTTCACGGCAGAGGCGGCGGTTCCATTTGGCGCTCCTTCCGTTTGGGCCGGTTGCTTCCCTTTGGGCCGCTTCTTTCCGTTTGTCCCTCCTATCCAAGTAGTTCCTTCCAACCTGACTTGTCTTTTATGGTAAAATACAGAGAGACTAAATGAACAGAACAGGAGTAAGCCCATGTTAGCCATCATCTATGACCTGGAAATGACCGTAAAGCGGAAAAAAGGGGAATTCGCGGAGATTATCGAGATCGGCGCGGTAAAAGTAGCGGAGCAGGACGGCAAGGCCGCCATCGTCGACACATTCCAAGCCTTCGTCAAGCCGACGCTCTCCCCCAAGCTGTCGCAGGATACGGTTAATTTCACGGGCATCCGCCAGGAAGACGTCAACGCTTCTCCCGTCCTGCAGGATGTGCTGGATCAATTCGTCGCCTGGATTGATACGGAGGATTACGCGCTCTGTTCCTGGGGTCCGGACGACAAAGCCCAGTTCCTGAAGGAATGCCGCATGAAGCGCATCCCGCTCCACTGGCTGCGCAACCACAACAATTTGCAGAAGCCGGTGTCCCTGGTCATGAACCGGGGCAGCCACCAGCAGGTCGGGCTGAAGACCGCGCTTGACACGCTGCAGGTTCCGTTCGTCGGCACGCAGCACCGGGCGCTCGATGACGCATACAATACGGCGCTCATCTACATCCATATGATCGATCATATCCAGCTTCAGCGGAATGAAGTTCAGGAGCATCCGAGCTACGAGAGCGCGGTCGTCTACCGGGACGAGCCGGAAGACGATACGGATGCGAATCCGTTCGCGGCGCTCGCCCGGCTGCAGCTGCCGAAGGAGTGAACCGGGGCGAAGCGCCGGACAGCGGGCGGCCGGACGAGCCGGATCGTTCCGCCCCAGCCCTGGCTATCGGCTCCTTGTACGCCGCTTGTCGCTGATCCAGGCGAACGGAATACCCAGCAGGAGCAGCCAGCAGGAGATGACGAAGGTGCGGCTGAAGGCACGGGTGGCCGCTGCCCGATAGTCATCCTCCACCTGTCCCAGCAGCCGCTTCACTTCCTGCATCTGGCCGTCCAGATGCTTCGCGAAGACCTCCCGCTGCTCCGGCGGAAGCTCGGCGGCGGCACGGGCCCCTTGCTCCTCTATCCCGGCAAGCGCCGTCTCGGCGGACAGCTTCGGCGATGCCATGTTCGCGGCCGGAGCGGGAGCCGCCAGCTTCTCCGACAACTGCTCCTTGAGCGCGTCATCGAGCACCGTGTTCGCTCGCAGCGTGTCAGCCGCGAGCAGGCGCGCCTCCTCCAGTTCCTGCGTCATATTGGACTGCAACATCGTGACGATAAGAGCGACGCCGAGCGCACTGCCCAGCGCCTTGGTCATATTGACGACCCCGGACGATATGCCGACCTTCTCCTCCGGCACATTGCGAACAGAGGAGGCCATGACCGGCACGATCGTCATGCCCATCCCGAATCCCGCCAGCGCCAGCCGGGCCACGACGTCCATGACGGTCGAGCGGGCCTCCAGACTGCCAAGCCAATAGGCGGCTGCGCCCATCATCGCAAGCCCGGCCACCGCGAACAAACGGCTGCCGAAGCGATTGGACAGCGGCCCGACGACTGCGGAGGAGAGCATTGAGCCCAGGGCGACGACCGACAGCAAGAGGCCGGCCCGCAGCTCGGACATGTCCATCATTCGCGTCAGGAAGAATGACGTCAAGAAGAAAATCACCATCAATCCGGCGCCGACGATAAACATCGTAATCGCCGCCCCGTTGAACGCTCTAATCTTGAGCATGCCAAGCGGCAGCATCGGTTCCTTCCCCTTCCACTCCGCGATGAAAAAAAGCGCCAGCAATAGCCCTCCCCCGCCGAGCAGCAGCATAATCTGCAGAGAATCCCAACCGTATTCATTCGCTTGAATCAGACCGTACGTCAGACTGAACATCGCGGCCGTAATGGCCAGCGTCCCCGCATAGTCGATGCGCCGGCCGGAAGTTGGATCATACGACTCCTTAATGAAGACGAGCGTCAACAGCATACAGATGATGCCCAGCGGCACATTGACATAGAAAATCCACTGCCAATTCAGCTTCTCCGTCAGAACTCCGCCAAGCGCCGGGCCGCTGGCCGCAGCCAGGCCCGAAATCGCTCCCCAGATGCCGATGATCGTTCCATGCATCTCCTTCGGGAACAGATTCGTCGCCATCGGCACCGTCACCGGCACGATAATGGCTCCCGCCAAGCCTTGAACGACCCGCATCGCAATCAGCGTTCCCGCGTTCGGCGCAAGGCCGGCGAACAGCGAGGCCAGCGTGAACAGCAGCACCCCCGCCAGAAAAATTTTCTTCCTTCCGAACTGGTCCGCCAAGCGGGCCGCCGTCATAATAAAGACGGCGAACGCAAGGTTATACCCGTTAACCACCCACGAAATTTGCCCGACCGACCCGCCGAAATGCCGCGCCATCTCCGGCAGCGCAACATTGACGATAGTCGTGTCCAGCAAGGCCATAAAAAATCCGAGAATAATTGCGGTAAAAGAAACCGTTCTTCGCAGCGCAAGGTTCATACGCCTTCCACTCCTTCGCCTTAAAATATGAACTATAGTTCACTTTTTGAATTATATGAACTTTAGTTCATGTTTGTCAACGATAAATTTGAACTAGAGTTCATATTTCATTGACAGAGCGGAACAGTTCCTCTACAATCAACTACAATCGTTATCATTAAGGGAGGGAGCGGCTTCGTGAGCAAGGGGAAGCAGACAACCCGCACACCGAGCCAAGATCGGAGCATACGAACGAGAGAAGCGATTTTGCAGGCATCGATGCGCCTCTTCTCCGAGAAGGGCTTTCATCAGACGAATACGAAGCAGATTGCGGCGGCGGCCGGCGTCTCGACCGGAAGCTTTTACGCTTACTTTGCCGACAAACGGGAAGTGTTCGTGGAGGCGCTGAAGCGGTATAATCAACATTTTATGGACACGTTCAATGCCTCGCTGGAGGAAGTTGATTTGCAGAACAGCGGGGTGCGGCCGGGGATTGCCCATGTCGTGGACAGCCTGATTCGGAGCCACGATGTCTATACCGAATTCCACAATGAACTGGAAGTCATGTATCAATCCGATGCGGAAATTAAACAGTTGATGGATGAGCAATACGAGATAGGCCGGAGGCTTACATTGGAGTATTTGAACCTGACACGGGACCAGCTGCGCGTCACGGACATCGAAGCTGCGTCGTTTGTCGTATTCGAGACGCTGGACAGGCTCGTGGACACGATCGTGTTCTCCGCGCTGCCCGTCTCATCCGAGCGGATCAAGGCGGAGACCATCGACATGATTGCCTCTTATTTGCTCGGCGTGAAGGAGTAGTGTGCCTGTTCCCGGTTCCTCGTTCTCCAGGCACAAGCAAGAACCGCCCGGCATCTGCCGGACGGTTCCCTGTCTCCGGGACGCAGGTCCCGAATATATCAGCTATCTTTACGCGTTATTGAATTCATCCGGATTCGGACCGACGCGCTTATCCTGATTCAGCCCGTTGATATCGGCCATTTCTTCTTCCGCAAGCTCGAAGTCGAATACATCGAAGTTTTCCCGGATGCGCGATGGCGTGACTGATTTAGGAATGACGATGTTCCCCTTCTGCAAATGCCAGCGAATCACCGTCTGCGCAGGCGTCTTCCCATGCCGGCCCGCGATCGCCCCGATCGTCTCGTTCGTCAATATATCGCCGCCCTGCATCAGCGGGCTCCAAGCCTCCAACAGAATCTCGTTGCGCGTGCAGAATTCCCGCAGCTCGTTCTGAGCCAGGCGCGGATGGCATTCCACCTGGTTGACGGTCGGCTTCACGCTGCATTCCTGCAAAATCCGCTCCAGATGCGGGATATGGAAGTTCGATACGCCAATCGCCCGCACGCGGCCGTCGGCATACAATTTTTCCAACGCTTTGTATGTATCGACATACTTATCGTTCGCAGGCACCGGCCAATGAATCAGATACAGGTCTACATAGTCAGTGCCCAGCTTGTGCAGACTGGCATCGAACGCCCGCAGCGTCTCGTCGTAGCCTTGATCGGAATTCCATACTTTGGTCGTCAGGAAAATATCTTCGCGATTCACGCCCGACTCACGCATTCCCTCGCCTACGCCTGCTTCATTCTGATAGATCGCTGCCGTATCAATGAGGCGGTATCCAATCTCCAGCGCCGTCTTGACCGATTCTTTGACTTGCTGCCCTTCTTCTACGCGCCATACCCCCAGGCCAAGCTGCGGCATGCGCACACCATTATTCAAAGTAACGATCACGTTAACAACCTCCTCATTAGTAAAAAAGTGATTCCATACAGATACTGCGCGATGGCGCTCCCTCTATCCAGTATAGCCCCATTCCGCGCCCCAAATCAAACACTGTCCTATATTACCCGAACGGCGCTGCATCCAATCTCTCCCCCTGCCGCCCCCCGGGACAAGCCCGCGCCAGAAGAATAGCCGCATCCGATGGAAGCGGCCTGGATGAACGACTATGCCTCATCCTGCAGGCGCGGCGTCACGCCTGGATATTGATATGCCAACGGCTCGTCGAAGGTCGCATAATCAAAATTGACCATCAGCATCACGATGCGCTGGCCCGTATTCGGATCGCTGATAATAATATGATCGCGTCCCGCTGCCTCCAGCACGCCGCGGAACACCTTCGCGTTCCATTGGGAGTTATTCTCGTAGGTCATGTAGAAGGTGCCGACTTTGCCCAGGTTCAGCCGGAAAATGTTTTCGATGTAGGACTCTTCGAACATCGGGATCGCCGCAGGCATGACCGTACCGCTTGGCGTCATCATGCTCCCGCTTGGCACCGACGGCGGAACGGCAGCTCCCTGCAATTGCTGCGGCATCATATACCCGGACGTCGTCGGGGCGGCCATATACGGGGTCGGTGTCGGGGGAACCATACATTTCGACCCGCCCCAAGATCCGCCCCAAGATTGCGGCTGATACGCCTGCGGATTGGAATACCCATACGTGGAATAGCTGTAACTCATCTTGCACTCTCTCCTTATCAGCCTTTACGGCTTTTTATTTGTTGTGTCACAAGCGATGGTCATGCTTAACAGCCACTGCAGGATGGAGACTTACCGGTACACATCCGGACAATCGTCGCCAGACGGGGCAAAGAAGCAATGGGCCTTAAACCGCCCGGCATTCGGCTGATTGTACCAGGTTGCCGGACATTCTCCCGACGGGCGGAAGAACCACAGCGCGTAAGTAGCTGGCCATGTACGCTCCCCGTTGATGACACGCCTGGCCAGTCGGATTTCGGACTCACGCGGCCTTTGATAGAAATAGCTTTTCTGAACCGCTTCGTATCCTCCCGGGCTCTGATATACCATATCTCTCATCGTCCTGATATTCCTAAAATCAAGACAGTTCGCTAAAATGCGATTCACCCCGACATTGCCAACCATCAGCATGCCGAGTTCTCCTTCGCCTTCCGCTTCGGCCCGCAGCAGCCGCGCCAGCAGCCTCGCGTCTTCGGAATTTGCTTTGATGACCGCCATCTTCGTCCGCTCCCCTCCTTTCTTTCGATATCATCATATGTGCAGGCGCCTATTTGGTGACAGCGGACAATGGCGGCGAAGCAGAAAAAGACCGGCTCTCGCAAGAGCCGGTCTGGTAAGACCTTTATGAATCCTATGATAAGGTACTATTTCGTTACACGGAAGCGTACAAACGTGCTACGCTTTCTTCTGCCACGCGCTTGGCATTCTCCAGCAATTCTTCGGCACGGTCCGGAACGGCGTTCATGCCTTCCACGACAATGTTCTCATACTCCGTAATGCCGATGAAGCCCATAACCGCCTTCAGATACGAATTCGCGAACTGGAACGCCTGAGCCGGTCCTTCGGAATAGAAGCCCCCGCGCGCTTCGATATGCACGACGCGCTTGCCTTGAAGCAGGCCTTGAGGGCCTTCTGCCGTATATTTGAACGTGCGGCCAGCAATAATGACGTTATCGATATAAGCTTTCAGCATCGTTGGATAGCTCAAGTTCCACATTGGCGTAATGAAGACAATCAGGTCTGCGGCAATGAATTGCTCCAAAATCTCGTTCATGCGGCCGAGCACTTCCGTTTGCTGCGGAGTCAGCGCTTCGCCTTTCGCTGCTTTGCCCCAGCTGTCCAGCACGCTGCCGTCAATGAGAGGAATCGTATCTTCATACAGGTTCACGCGTTCGATGGCAACGTCGCCCTTCGCTTGCAGCGCAGCCAGGTAATGCTCGCCCAGGCGGAGTCCATAGGACATTTCCGTCGGTTTCGGGTTGGAGTTTACAACCAATACTTTTTTCATCGGTCTTTCACCTCTGTGTCAAATTTGCTATCAATGATCGAGTTGTTGATGTTGACTCAGCACTGTCGCTCATTAAATAACATGAACTTACTTTATGTAAGTATAATAACGAATGTTACTTACGAATGTCAAGCTATATTTTTATAGCGAATTCGAAAATAGAAAGGCGGCTCTGGAGAGCCGCCGTGTCATTACCCCAATTGGTTGTCGGACTGGACGCTTCGCACAAGCTCCGCCGCGCTGGAAGCAGATGCGTTGGAAGACAGCGACGACGTGATGCTTTGCGTTTGACCGCTTGGCTGGAAGCTGCTTGGCACTACATTTTGCTGCGCGCCATGGGTTTGAGCCGTAATGCTTTGCGTTTGACCGCTTGGCTGGAAGTTGCTTGGCACTACATTTTGCTGCGCGCCATGAGTTTGCGCCGTAATGCTTTGCGTTTGACCGCTTGGCTGGAAGTTGCTTGGCACTACATTTTGCTGCGCGCCATGAGTTTGTGCCGTAATGCTTTGCGTTTGGCCGCTTGGCTGGAAGTTGCTTGGCACTACATTTTGCTGCGCGCCATGAGTTTGCGCCGTAATGCTTTGCGTTTGACCGCTTGGCTGGAAGTTGCTTGGCACTACATTTTGCTGCGCGCCATGAGTTTGTGCCGTAATGCTTTGCGTTTGACCGCTTGGCTGGAAGTTGCTTGGCACTACATTTTGCTGCGCGCCATGCGTTTGAGCCGTAATGCTTTGCGTTTGGCCGCTTGGCTGGAAGTTGCTTGGCACTACGTTTTGCTGCGCGCCATGGGTTTGAGCCGTAATGCTTTGCACTTGACCGCTTGGCTGGAAGTTGCTTGGCACTACGTTTTGTTGCGCGCCATGAGTTTGCGCCGTAATGCTTTGTACTTGACCGCTTGGCTGGAACGCTTGGCTTGCAAATGCTGGGGCTCCATAGCTATGTAAGCCGCTTGGTTGATAAGCTCCATAGTTGGATTGAAGCCCGCTTACAATGCCGCCCGATAAGCCTTGGCCGCCCAGCGCCGAGAAGCTGCCTTGGCCGCTGAAGCGGTTGTATGCCCCTTCGTTCGCCGTGCTGCCCGATGGGCCGGAGTTATTGCCGACATACGTGCTTGCCACGATGCCGCCGCCGGACAGACCGCCAGCCATGCCGTAGCCGCTTGTCGGCGCGAAGCTTCCTTGACCGCTGAAGTTGTTATACGCGCCTTGATTCGCCGTGCTGCCCGATGGGCCGGAGCTATTGCCGGCATACGTGCTTGCCACGATGCCGCCGGACAGACCGCCAGCCAAGCCATAGCCGCTTGTCGGCGCGAAGCTTCCTTGACCGCTGAAGTTGTTATACGCGCCTTGATTCGCCGTGCTGCCCGATGGGCCGGAGCTATTGCCGGCATACGTGCTTGCCACGATGCCGCCGGACGGACCGCCAGCCAAGCCATAGCCGCTTGTCGGCGCGAAGCTTCCTTGACCGCTGAAGTTGTTATACGCGCCTTGATTCGCCGTGCTGCCCGATGGGCCGGAGCTATTGCCGGCATACGTGCTTGCCACGATGCCGCCGGACAGACCGCCGGTCGCGCCATAGCCGCTGGTCGGCGCGAAGCTTCCTTGACCGCTGAAGCTGTTGTATGCGCCTTGATTCGCCGTGCTGCCGGACGGGCCAGAGCTGTTGCCGCTGTACGTGCTTGCCACAATGCCGCCGGACGGACCGCCAGCCAAGCCATAGCCGCTTGTCGGTGCAAAGCTTCCTTGGCCGCTGAAGCTGTTGTACGCGCCTTCGTTCGCCGTGCTGCCCGATGGACCCGAGTTATTGCCAGCGTACGTGCTTGCCACGATACCGCCGGACAGACCGGCTCCCGGCGCCTGACTTTGAGGTCGTAATGGTTGAAAAGTCATGCCTTAGCCTCCTTATAGGATATGAAATGGGCCGAACCTGCGCTCAGCACTCGCCATTATTATGGATAGACAGGCAGGAGGTTTATGCATTTTCCTTTTTAAAATGTTGGGAAATGAACAAGTGAACCTTTGGACTCTCGCTGCAAATGATTGTACAATGGATATGGCTTGTTTTGGCTTATCGATATGTAAAGGAGCTTATCAATGTTTGAGTGGAAAAATATCATTCGCGGAATTCTCATTGGCGCCAGCGATCTCATTCCTGGCGTCAGCGGCGGAACAATCGCTCTCGTCCTCGGGATATATGAGCGTCTGATCGCCGCCATCAGCGGGTTCTTCAGCCGGGAATGGAAGAAGCACTTGGGCTTTCTCATTCCGCTGGGTATTGGAGTCGGCGCCGCCCTGCTGCTGCTCAGCCGCTTGATGAAATGGCTACTGGCAGAGCATCCCCAGCCGACGTTCTTTTTCTTTTTGGGTTTAATAGTCGGCATACTTCCTTTTCTGTGGAAAGAAGCGGACGCCTCCCGATCCTTCAAGGCCGTCCATTACGTATTGGCTATTGCCGCAGGGGCAGCCGTAGCGGCCACCGCTTTTGTCCGTCCCGAGGGACAGGCTCCGGTTATTGAATTGACCGCCTCATCCGGCGTGTTCCTATTTCTGGCAGGGTGGCTCGGAAGCATGGCCATGATCCTGCCGGGAATCAGCGGTTCGTTCGTACTGCTGCTGCTCGGCGCCTATCCGACGGCGATCCACGCGCTCTCGACCCTCGATATTCCGTTGATCGCCATCATCGGCAGCGGCGTAATCGTTGGCTTTATCGTCAGCAGCAAGTTCATCCGCATGCTGCTCGCCCGCTTCCCGGCCGTGATGTATGCGTTAGTCATCGGAATGGTCGTCGGCTCCCTTGTCATCGTCTACCCCGGATTGAACGGGTCTGCGGTGACGCTCGTCATCAGCTTCGTCACGCTGGCGGCCGGATTTGCCGCCGCGTTCTTTCTGGGACAGCGCCCGGCGAAAAAAATAGAAGCAAA contains the following coding sequences:
- the gerQ gene encoding spore coat protein GerQ; the encoded protein is MSYSYSTYGYSNPQAYQPQSWGGSWGGSKCMVPPTPTPYMAAPTTSGYMMPQQLQGAAVPPSVPSGSMMTPSGTVMPAAIPMFEESYIENIFRLNLGKVGTFYMTYENNSQWNAKVFRGVLEAAGRDHIIISDPNTGQRIVMLMVNFDYATFDEPLAYQYPGVTPRLQDEA
- a CDS encoding cell wall hydrolase, with translation MAVIKANSEDARLLARLLRAEAEGEGELGMLMVGNVGVNRILANCLDFRNIRTMRDMVYQSPGGYEAVQKSYFYQRPRESEIRLARRVINGERTWPATYALWFFRPSGECPATWYNQPNAGRFKAHCFFAPSGDDCPDVYR
- a CDS encoding FMN-dependent NADH-azoreductase, coding for MKKVLVVNSNPKPTEMSYGLRLGEHYLAALQAKGDVAIERVNLYEDTIPLIDGSVLDSWGKAAKGEALTPQQTEVLGRMNEILEQFIAADLIVFITPMWNLSYPTMLKAYIDNVIIAGRTFKYTAEGPQGLLQGKRVVHIEARGGFYSEGPAQAFQFANSYLKAVMGFIGITEYENIVVEGMNAVPDRAEELLENAKRVAEESVARLYASV
- a CDS encoding DUF368 domain-containing protein, with amino-acid sequence MFEWKNIIRGILIGASDLIPGVSGGTIALVLGIYERLIAAISGFFSREWKKHLGFLIPLGIGVGAALLLLSRLMKWLLAEHPQPTFFFFLGLIVGILPFLWKEADASRSFKAVHYVLAIAAGAAVAATAFVRPEGQAPVIELTASSGVFLFLAGWLGSMAMILPGISGSFVLLLLGAYPTAIHALSTLDIPLIAIIGSGVIVGFIVSSKFIRMLLARFPAVMYALVIGMVVGSLVIVYPGLNGSAVTLVISFVTLAAGFAAAFFLGQRPAKKIEAKVTVQ